The Diceros bicornis minor isolate mBicDic1 chromosome 14, mDicBic1.mat.cur, whole genome shotgun sequence genome segment aatatagtaCCCCAGGGACTGGAGACAGGAACTGTACCCAAAGTGAACTTCAATGATTCCGTTGGAAATGTGCTCTCCAATCCATCTGTGTGGCTGAGGCTGAGTGTGTTGAATGCCGACTGTATAACTGGGAATTCTCTGAACTTCCTTCCATGTAGAATACCATGTTTATTAAAGggggaataataaaaatgtgcTCATTTCAAGCTTATACATGTATTATGAAAACTCAATAACCGCTACAATTGTTTAGAACTGACCAGCAAAAGATTGTTTTCAGGAAGGAGTATTTTATCTGATGTTGTTTAGACTTGCCAGCGGATGGTGATGGTTAAAAACAGACCACCTAACCAGTTTTGTTTTCAAATAGCTACAGACAACATAGCCCTCATTGCCTGCACCTGCGTGGACTGCGccaccaccccccccaccccccacccccgccccgcgtGGGCCGCTGAGACATGCTTCCCTTGTGGCAGAAGGGAAGCCAGAAGGAGAGCTTAGCAAGCGCAAGCTTGAAGCTGAAGAGAGGTGGTAGGAACAAGACCAGCTGTTAGATCAGGCGAAGCATATGCTGGGTCTCGATTGTGGCGGAGAGTGCATTTATGAAGGCTCCCCTAAACTGCAAGAAAGAGACACATGTGAGATTATGTTCCCTGGAGGCTCAGGGCCCAGAAACAGCATAGGAGACCACCTCAGCAGCTGACCACTTACTCTGGGTCCCAGTAGTTCTGAAACCAAGATTAACAgcctcagtggattggatgaaTAACCTGAGTTTTTGAGGGCTCTTCTTTTCCAAGTTCACCTAAGCATATTTACGCACTAAAAGAGCATCTGATGGGTGGGTTTGCCAATATTCACTATAACGAGCATCCCCATTGAGAAGAGATCCACTGTACCTCTCCGAGGGAGTGATTCTCCCTTTACCCTGGCCACCTTTGACTCCTGGCTGAGCAGCAGGGTTGGCTTCTGGCAAAAGGCACAAATCACAGACTTTTTACAGGGAAAGCGTTGTGCTTGTGTTCCGACTAGATGCCTCAAGAAACTCAAGGGcgagtttggaagcaattaactgtttttccaagttgtttcttttgcttttgtatgttaaggagatgtaaccaccagccatcctgaaactgaccaagcctcaccacaagagctatgcccatgacttttcccttatttttaatacaaagagctctccaggaggagcttaggcctcattatgtggaagcatgttccccaattgagcctgtgcaagcgaatacccgcctctcgcttttgaatattcattccccaaccaaataaaagttcctgctttcatttGTTTGGGGATGCCATGCCTTTGGACATgactcctcatggcctcctatttgctgcaaatacactttactttgtgagacaacttccactggtgtagagtcttatttaactcaccaggaggtgagcccacttggttcgctATCACTTGGGACTACTCCTCAGAAAGGTCTATGAGACTACTTTCCTCAGAAAGGTCTGTGGGCTTGCCAAGAGCGTAGAGCTCAATGGAATGCTCTTAAGCACAGGAGAAGTGGTTTGAAATAGCTGCtgtggagagggagaaagaaccaAAAGGAAGTACAAGATGAAGGACCCAGTGGAGGCTGAAGACCACAAGTTCCTTTTGCTAAAGCTTAgagtaattttttctattatgacATCAGTGAGGAGGGAAGGTAGTTACTGTTCTCTAAATCAAGGCCTGGGaagattttttctgtaaagggccaagcTAGTTAATATTTTGAGCTTTCTCTATTGCATactctttgtttgtttttagaacccttaaaaaatataaaaaccatcttttctcaggcagaagaaaaatagGCCTTGAAATGAATTTGGCCTGAGGACCGTATTTTGCTGACCTTTACTCTAGATAAGTTGACACATTCTTAAACTAAAGAGAAATCTCGAGGAATCAATCTATTAGAGATAGTGAAGTTACCTTCTACCATTCCAAGAAAGGCTATTTTCTTGCAAGAGACTTGATAAATAATCTGGAAGTGGATGTGTGAAAGAATCATTTTCTTCCTACttgagtgaaaaagaaaagggTATTCTAGTGGGCAAGGAAGGTGCTACTCAAGAGGCCTGAAGCCAGCTAcctgaggggtactgtagatattaaaccaatttgctgtttttcctgtttaacttgagaggtgactcaggggtctcaaggatttgtgagcttgttgtccagaggatttgtgagcttgttttgcagaagaaagagcatGCCTTCGGGGACATTACCGCCCTCAGCAGTcctgaagcccagaagtcagattgccagGGGCTTAgcgggagtgacccctttgtttctccaaagccTCCCCTGCCAAGCCCCCTAGCTCTGTAAAACGCACTGCTTTCTGCTCttggggaggcggatttgagTGAACCCAGGCTCCCGCCTACGGATTTGAGTGAACCCAGGCTCCCGCCTACTCGTtgtggccaattcgaataaatctttctccatttctaagcactgatgtctcagtgtttggcttcctGTGCGTCAGGCACACGAATTTGAGATTAAGCAGTTCAGTATCAGGCCTATGACAAGAGCTAAGGCAGGTGCCCTCGGATGCAAGAAGTAGGGGAAGTTAAATGATGTCTTATTTGTGTTATAGATTTGCCCAATGCGACTTTTTCTGTTTGAGGAATTTATGGGTTAGATATATAATAGATTTTTGGAAAATAGattgaaaaaaattcaatgaaaagaagcaaaatatatctcaaaatgtatttattttggatttaagACTCCAAACGTatttaagaaaattagaaaaacaagctCCAGTCTAAGTTGTGTATAATCTGTGAGAATGAAAAGAGGAGAGATGCATCTAAAGAACCAATGTGAGTACAGAGTTTTCTTAgttcagaattttaaaagctttataCAAAAGATGAAAGAGGGAGTTCCTTCCTCAAAATGAATGCAACATTAGCAAAAGCCTAGAGGAACAGGGctggaaaaactaaaagccagAATAAACTGAAAATTATCTCCTCTCCCTTAGAAGCTGAAGGTTTTTGTTAGAAGTAATGGTGGGATGGAGTGCAGTTAGTTATTAGGGCTGGGTCAGGACCAGCTGCATAATTTGCAGgccccagtgcaaaatgaaaatgcgagTCACCTTGTTAAAAAACTATTCAAAATtttaagatggtgacagcagagcagtaAACCAAGCACAGGGTCCTTCTTTGAGCAACTGCTCAGGTGCACGTTTATGAAGCAGCCACTGGGCTGAGGACTCAAGACTGCCCAAACCCTGCCTCCATCCAGCCATTTCTGCTTCCTTTAAGGTTCTCAAGGGAGATATGCAAGATACAACAACATATAGGATACTAAACCAGGTACCCTTCATTTTTAAGTGGATTCCTGTaactgcctctgcagggctctctGGCAAACTCAGCAGCAGGACACAATTTAGGCTCTAGACATGTGTCTTTCTGTGAAGCAGGAACTGAGAATGCCTGAGGGTTTATgtaaatagagaagagaaaaagagcaaatggCTGACCTGCCTAGAGGGCAGCAACGAAGCTAGGAGAAGTAGAAGAGAAAAGCTCGCTGTAGTGACCTCTCCCTCAAGTAGAAGTATTCCAGTCACTATTTTTAGAATCCAATCAGGTTAGTAGCCTCCTCTAGGGGGGGAACAAAGATGGAGGTGAGAAAAAGAAGACTTTCTCAGTCCCCCTCACCCCATCGGGAGGGAAAGGGCTCTTAGAAGTACATTGAAttgaaaaagaaacaggaaaagcaGTATTCTCTGCTGCTTTGATGGAGTTAGCATAAATGCTGAGAGATAGCAGTGAGCGAGGAAAATAACCAACTATTTTTCTTCACCTTCTTTGTAAAGCAATGTTTAGTAATCTGCAAagttttaacaaagaaaaaattgaagCCCAATAAGAGTGTGTAAGAGCATCAGATGATAATGCAGATGTTTTAAATGAATTTGTGTCTAGAACTATACAAAATACATCCCTAGGATACTACTGTAGGAATTGGTACATGTGCTCTGAGTCTTTGTAATTACTCTTTGAAAAATCATAGGACACGTGAAGAGAAACCAAAAGACTGGGGGGAAAAAATctcaaattttgaaaaaagagaagtttaattctcaaaataggggctaataaatatatatgtattttttataattttatttatttttcccccaaagccccagtagatagttgtatgtcacagttgcacatccttctagttgctgtatgtgggacgcggcctcagcatggccagagacgcggtgcgtcggtgcacacctgggatccgaacccgggccgccagcagcggagcgcgcgcacttaatcactaagccatggggccggcccatggctaataaatttttgaaatttaaattgtTGGTAAAATTGTGAACAAACACCACTACACAAATAGTTTGCAAACACTTCTTTAAGAATGAGATGACAATGGAAACCCTATTATGTGTTCTGTAAACAAGTCCTTTCAATCTAGTCCCTTCTCTTAAATTGGTAAATCGatggaataaaacaaataattcaagCAAAATGATGAGCAAAACCTATCATGCTGTCCTTGGGGACAAGATGAAGAAATGGCTGCAGATGAGTCAGCAGTTTGAACCATCCAGTGTTGATAAATGAATACATCAGAGTCAGCTTGTCCAGATGGCGTAGGCGGCTGGCTAAGGTCTGTTCATCCCTGTCCAGTTTGACATCTTTATCAGTAATTTACATGTTGACACAAAAGATGATGTGCTTATCAAGTTTCAAGACAAGGAAGGACAGCAAACACAATGACTTAACTAAAGATTCACAACTATCTCCACAGGCTGGAATCTTGATCCCAAGCTAACAGGTTAACATTTTAAGTAGAATAAATGTAAAGAGATGtttttaggttttaaaaaaattatacaaatacgGGAAGGAGGAGACCAGGCTTGGTAACAactcataaaagaaaacaaaaagcgtAGAAGTTTTGACTGATTATGAGTTAAAACGAACCACCTCTACAACTCTACAATGTAGCTGTTTAAAAAGCTaatactgggggccggcccggtggcacaagcggttaagtgcgcgcgctccgctgcggcggcccggggtttgctggttcggatcccgggcgcgcaccgaagtactgcttggtaagccatgctgtggcggcgtcccatataaagtggaggaagatgggcaccgatgttagcccagggccgtcttcctcagcaaaaaaagaggaggattggcggatgttagctcagggctgatctcctcaccaaaaaaaaaaaaaaaaaaaagctaatactGCTTTTGGCCAAATTATCAGAAacaacaataatcatttattgagAAGGAGTTATGAGCACTGACTCGAGCTAGACTGTCAGTGTTCAGATACCAGCTGGgctatgtgggagatcaagatttggccaccctgaaatatatctctttaccttgattgttttctctgagggacatttgacctcccccactaactgcctaaagaatttgacatggtggctccttcctggaacacatcttctatcatgatggctgtaatgataatgtaaaatagatgttacaatgggaggggcaccaagccccttttatctaaaaaaactctgtctctccctgaccacattatctatagatgaccctgaaaagaattgtcttcttgccctctgaagtcccagaccactacccacccccaacaccttcctctcctttagctacaatacttaagcaagcagcttagacagagggaagagttgctcatttctgagtttctcccatgtatacatgttattaaacttggtattattttctcctgctaacctgtcttgttgattatttggccagccataagaaccttaagggaaagggcagagggggattctccctctctccccacagatACAttgagtgaccttggacaaattacttagtcTGTTTGTATCCACGTtcctccattttaaaaatgaaggtaagAATAATATCCACTTAATAGAGTTCTTTTGAATATtcagagataatacatgtaaaacatttagaatagTGCTCTATCAGTTAGCTGTTATTGTTCTGTtctgtgtttgcatgtgtgtgtgtgactatttagttacatgtatttattgaaaaataatacatatattaaaatattaaaacaggaCTAAAAAGTTTACACTGAAAAATTCTCCCTTGATTATCCTTCATCCCAGAGATGACCATTGTTCAGAGTTTCTTGTGTACCTTTCATTTTTCTGTACAAATGGATATATAGAATGCACAATTTTCTGTATCTTTGCTTTTGTCCCCACATGCAAATTATCTTAGCGACCTTTCCATATCAGCACAGGTAGATCTACCCCATTCTTTTTtaagctgaatagtattccgttgtgtagatgtaccataatttatttacccTGTCCCCAAATCAGAGTCATCTAGATTTGTATTCAGTCTTTTGTTTTTACAAACTATGCTGCTGTGGATTTCCTTATAGCTCAGACACTGGAGTCAGATTGTCTGAGTTTAAATCCCTGTGCTGTCACTCATTAACTCTGTGGCCGTGTCTTAGCTTTACCAACTTTAATTTCCTTaagtgtaaaatggtgataataatagtgTCACACTCATAGGGTTCTTGTCAGGATTGAATGTAAAGTGCCTTGCTTGGTGACTCGTACATAGTAAGCTCTTAACAAACATAAAATactcctatttttttattttccttctttagtACATTTGAGTTTCTCTGTAGGGTGAATTCTTAGCAGTCAAATTACTAGATCCAAGAGTGTTCATTGAAAATTGATAGATAATGTTAACTTGTCTCTGTGTTGGATAGTCCGTTTGCTCCTGTAGATATTCACTACCTTCTCCACTCAGCTCTGTACCCCGAGAGGCTGACCTCTATAGAACTGTATCAGCCAGTGTCTTTTCCCACCGACTTCTAATCAGGTTCCCTGTGAGAAACACAGGCGCAAGATGAGAGGGCGGGAGGAAGGAGCCCCAAGCCTCTGGCAGTAGCTGCATCCCTTTTCCAGAAGCCTGTTGTGCAGCCTCTCCCCAACTCCCTCTACATTTCAGTAAAAGCTCCTTCCTCTTGCGCTATCAGGCCAGGAGGAGCAACCACTTCCTGCAGCTGCTTGTCCTTGGCTGCTTCACCAACCCTTGAAGGTTCCCTTAACCTGGAGCATATCTCTATaaataatcttttctttaaaCTTCCTTCAGttaccctttttttcttttaaagattttatttatttattttttttcccctcaaagccccagtagatagttgtatgtcatagttgcacatccttctagccgccgtatgtgggactcggccccagcatggccggagaagcggtgccccggtgcatgcctgggatccgaacctgggccgccagcagcggagcgcgcgcacccaaccgctaagccacagggctggcccatcaGTGACCCTTTTAACATGCCATCTGACTAACCAATTGCACTCCCACTAATAAACTATGAGAATACCTGTTTTCCTGTACTTTTGGCAATGTTGTACACtaaccaatttacactcccactaatAAGCTACCAGAATACTTGTTTTCCCATACTTTTGACAATATTGTCACGTCAAACGTTTTGTGAGATCTTACCTAAAATTCTccttgaattctttattttttctgggCACCAGTgccattatttatctttttatcacaGATAGTGTTTTCTGTTGAATTTCAATTTCTTAAAGACCTTTGCATAAGTATTGTCTTAATTCtgtcaggctgctataacaaaataccatagactggatggtttataaacaatagaaatttatttctcacagttctggaggctgggaagtccaagatcaaggtgttggcacaTACAGTGTCAGGTGagaacctgcttcctggttcatgtgcatcctcatgtggtggaagggacaagggagctctccatggtctcttttataagtgcactaatcccatttatgagggcttCACCCTCAAGACCTAATCACCTACCAgaggtcccacctcctaataccatcactttggagATTAGGTTTCAACCtatgaattctggggggacacaaacattcagtctacagcaaGTATAGACACTTATTTTCTCAATATTCTATTAGTTGAGTCTTGAGAAGGCCAATTAAGAATATCAGAAAATTCAAACAAAATTCTATTAAGAATTATTGGAGACTTTTAAAACTTTACTCAAAAATATTATATGCTATTAAGGAATCATTATAAATTTTGCGAGGTGTGATGATGGCATTGTTGgcatgttaaaaaaagaaaaagcccttaTCTTTAGAGAGATCCTCTGAAATACTTATAAGTAAAATGATATGATATCTTAGATGTGATTTAAGAtactccagaaaaataaaaaatagtgtggGGAGAAAAGGAACAAGACTGGGAAAATGTTGATAGTTGTTGAAAGTAGGTGATGGGTAGGGGGTGTTTCATTATATCCACTCTTTTCCATTCTATATCCATCCATTATCTTCACTCTTGCAATTGtttgaaaaatttccaaaataagaagtaaacaaacaaaaagacaactaaaAAAATCAAGTAGTGGAAAGGATGGCCAGCAGGATCCCAAGGGGAGGCTCTCTcactgccccagccctggcccctAACGTCTACTGAGTCAGCCCTGCCTGGCCCAGCCGTGATCAAGGCAATCCTCATTCTCAACAACCATGGGAAGCCAAGGCTCTCCAAGTTCTACCAGCCCTGCAGTGAAGACACAACAGCAAATCATCAGGGAGACTTTCCATTTGgtatctaagagaaatgaaaatatttgtaatttccTGGAAGGAGGATTATTAACTGGAGGATCTGACAGCAAACTGACTTGTAGACATTACACAACATTATATTTTGTCTTCCGTGTGCATTCTTCAGAGAATGAACTTGACGTTTTAGATCTAATGCAAGTATTCTTGGAAACATTAGACAAGTGTTTTTGAAAGTGTCTGTGAACTGGATTTAATTTTCCATATAGACAAGGTCCACAATATTCTTGCAGAAATGGTGATAGAAGGAATGGTATTGGAGACCAACATGAATGAGATTGTTACATAAATTGATacacaaaataaatcaaagaaatctgAGGTTGGCATAGCAGGTGCTCCAACCCGTGTGGTATGTATCAGCTGTAAAGAATATCAATCTTCCTCCAATCCCAAGAAATATTAACATTGGTGATATAAGTATAGAAGTGCCAAACCTGCCTCCTTTTAGGTAAACAATTTAAAAGGCTACTCTCAGGTAAAATGCAGAGGGAAA includes the following:
- the LOC131413502 gene encoding AP-3 complex subunit sigma-1-like, whose translation is MGSQGSPSSTSPAVKTQQQIIRETFHLVSKRNENICNFLEGGLLTGGSDSKLTCRHYTTLYFVFRVHSSENELDVLDLMQVHNILAEMVIEGMVLETNMNEIVT